In the Arthrobacter zhaoxinii genome, one interval contains:
- the mmsA gene encoding multiple monosaccharide ABC transporter ATP-binding protein: protein MTDVILSMDGIVKEFNGIRALDEVSVNVERGEVHAVCGENGAGKSTLMKVLSGVYPHGSFAGTITLDGKPVSYSSINDSERDGIVIIHQELALSPYLSIAENIFLGNEVARGGVIDWNKTNLLAAALLERVGLDENPATKILELGVGKQQLVEIAKALSKEVKILILDEPTAALNDDDSAHLLGLIDQLRGQGITSIIISHKLKEIRSIADTVTVIRDGKTIEDFPVEDTDEIETRIIRAMVGRPLDHQFPPREPDIGEEKFRVEDWTVHHPVDPDRVVVKDASFNVRAGEIIGFAGLMGAGRTELAMSIFGRSYGTGISGRVYKDGVEIGTRTVGEAIRNGLAYVSEDRKRYGLNLIGNVTVNVSAAALGKLARLGVIDRHREYAVADDYRQRMNIRTPSVTSTVGNLSGGNQQKVVLSKWIYSGPEVLILDEPTRGIDVGAKYEIYGIINEMAAQGKAVIVISSELPELIGLCDRIYTIAEGRLTAEVDRADATQEELMRHMTAARTQGVQVQ, encoded by the coding sequence ATGACTGACGTCATCCTGTCCATGGACGGCATTGTGAAGGAGTTCAACGGCATCCGGGCCCTCGACGAGGTGTCCGTGAACGTTGAACGCGGCGAAGTCCACGCCGTCTGCGGCGAAAACGGTGCCGGTAAATCCACCCTGATGAAGGTGCTCAGCGGGGTCTACCCGCACGGCAGCTTCGCGGGAACCATCACCCTTGACGGCAAGCCCGTCAGCTACAGCTCGATCAACGACAGCGAGCGCGACGGTATTGTGATCATCCACCAGGAACTGGCGCTGAGCCCGTACCTGTCCATCGCGGAGAACATCTTCCTCGGCAACGAGGTGGCGCGCGGCGGAGTGATCGACTGGAATAAGACGAATCTGTTGGCCGCCGCCCTGCTGGAGCGGGTGGGGCTGGACGAGAATCCGGCCACCAAGATCCTCGAGCTCGGCGTGGGTAAGCAGCAGCTGGTGGAGATTGCCAAGGCACTCTCCAAAGAGGTGAAGATCCTGATCCTCGACGAGCCCACTGCCGCACTGAACGACGACGACTCCGCCCACCTGCTGGGCCTGATCGACCAGCTGCGCGGGCAGGGGATCACCTCGATCATTATTTCCCACAAGCTCAAGGAAATCCGCTCGATTGCCGATACCGTCACGGTGATCCGCGACGGGAAGACCATTGAAGATTTTCCGGTGGAGGACACCGACGAGATTGAAACCCGGATCATCCGCGCCATGGTCGGCCGCCCGCTGGACCACCAGTTCCCGCCCCGGGAACCGGACATCGGCGAGGAGAAGTTCCGCGTGGAGGACTGGACGGTGCACCACCCGGTGGATCCGGACCGCGTGGTGGTGAAGGACGCGTCCTTCAACGTCCGTGCCGGGGAGATCATCGGGTTCGCCGGCCTGATGGGCGCCGGCCGCACGGAGCTGGCCATGAGCATCTTCGGCCGCTCCTACGGCACCGGAATTTCCGGGCGGGTCTACAAGGACGGCGTCGAAATCGGCACCCGTACGGTGGGCGAGGCAATCCGCAACGGCCTGGCCTACGTCAGCGAGGACCGCAAGCGCTACGGCCTGAACCTCATCGGCAACGTGACCGTCAACGTCTCCGCTGCCGCACTCGGCAAACTGGCCCGGCTGGGTGTCATTGACCGGCACCGGGAATACGCCGTGGCGGACGACTACCGGCAGCGGATGAACATCCGCACCCCCAGCGTCACCTCGACCGTCGGCAACCTCTCCGGCGGAAACCAGCAGAAAGTAGTCCTCAGCAAGTGGATCTACTCCGGCCCGGAGGTGCTGATCCTCGATGAACCCACCCGCGGGATCGACGTCGGCGCCAAGTACGAAATTTACGGAATCATCAACGAGATGGCGGCCCAGGGCAAAGCCGTAATCGTCATCTCCAGCGAACTGCCCGAACTGATCGGGCTCTGTGACCGCATCTACACCATCGCCGAGGGACGGCTCACTGCAGAAGTGGACCGTGCCGACGCCACCCAGGAAGAACTGATGCGACACATGACCGCCGCCAGGACCCAAGGAGTACAAGTCCAGTGA
- the chvE gene encoding multiple monosaccharide ABC transporter substrate-binding protein, which produces MTRIKNVSAVFLAVGLAAGMSACAPAGSTEAEGEAGSCNVGISMPTRSLERWINDGEGLKEKLEAQDCTVDLQYADDKTDQQISQIQNQVAGGAKILVVAAIDGETLGPALEDAKDQDVQVIAYDRLINGTEAVDYYATFDNYKVGQLQGEFIEEQLGLAEGKGPFNLEPFAGSPDDNNASFFFSGAWDVLLPYVESGQLVVPSGKSPASNDEWASIGILGWQSADAQAEMDNRLQSFYTGGEKVDVVLSPNDSLALGIEASLDSAGYKPGSDWPLITGQDADVANVKAMLADQQSMTVWKDTRELGAQVETMIMALVNEEDVEVNDTDTYNNEVKVVPTYILDPQVVTKDTVQSALVESGFLEAGDVGL; this is translated from the coding sequence ATGACCAGAATTAAGAATGTTTCGGCCGTTTTCCTGGCCGTTGGCCTGGCGGCAGGCATGTCGGCCTGTGCACCCGCGGGCTCGACCGAAGCTGAAGGCGAGGCCGGCTCCTGCAACGTCGGGATCTCCATGCCCACGCGCAGCCTCGAACGCTGGATCAATGACGGTGAGGGGCTCAAGGAGAAACTCGAAGCCCAGGACTGCACCGTTGACCTGCAGTACGCGGATGACAAGACAGACCAGCAGATCAGCCAGATCCAGAACCAGGTTGCCGGCGGTGCGAAGATCCTTGTGGTCGCGGCCATCGACGGCGAAACCCTCGGCCCGGCACTCGAAGACGCGAAGGACCAGGACGTACAGGTCATCGCCTATGACCGCCTGATCAACGGCACCGAAGCCGTGGACTACTACGCCACGTTCGACAACTACAAGGTGGGCCAGCTCCAGGGCGAGTTCATCGAAGAGCAGCTCGGCCTGGCCGAGGGCAAGGGCCCGTTCAACCTGGAGCCCTTCGCCGGCAGCCCCGATGACAACAACGCCTCGTTCTTCTTCTCCGGAGCCTGGGATGTACTGCTTCCCTACGTGGAAAGCGGCCAGCTGGTGGTTCCCTCCGGGAAGTCCCCGGCGAGCAACGACGAGTGGGCGTCCATCGGCATCCTCGGCTGGCAGTCCGCCGATGCGCAGGCCGAAATGGATAACCGCCTGCAGTCCTTCTACACCGGAGGCGAGAAGGTCGACGTCGTACTGTCCCCGAATGACAGCCTGGCGCTGGGTATCGAGGCCTCGCTGGACTCCGCCGGGTACAAGCCGGGCTCGGACTGGCCGCTCATCACCGGTCAGGACGCCGACGTCGCGAACGTCAAGGCCATGCTGGCAGACCAGCAGTCCATGACCGTCTGGAAGGACACCCGCGAGCTCGGTGCCCAGGTGGAGACCATGATCATGGCCCTCGTCAACGAGGAGGACGTGGAGGTCAACGACACCGACACCTACAACAACGAGGTCAAGGTGGTCCCCACCTACATCCTCGATCCGCAGGTGGTCACCAAGGACACCGTCCAGTCCGCGCTGGTGGAGTCCGGCTTCCTCGAAGCCGGCGACGTCGGTCTCTAA